CAAAACCTTTTTTATGATTTTCATAGGTCCAATGCGTATAATCTTCTGGCTCCCACCCTATCCTTCTATACAGAACACAGGATAAACTCGGTGCTCTAACCAACTCGACATGTGGCATTTGTTCTATTAATTTACCTGCTATTTGCGCCAATTCTAGACCACGTTCTACGGCTTGTTTATACCTTTTAGTTCCATGCATTGCCAGTGAAAACCATAAAGGTAAGCCGCGTACACGACGTGTTAATTGTATTTGATAATCGCTTGGATTAAAACCCTTAGCTCCTTCATCTTTAAAAATATCTAAATAGGAGCCATCTTGCGAATGGGCTTGTTTCGCTAATTCTGGTGTTTTATAAATAACAGCACCACAATCGTAAGGTGCAAACATCCATTTGTGTGGGTCTATAGTAATACTATCGGCCATTTCTATACCATTAAATAAATGCCTCACCGAATCGGCAACCAAAGCACCTCCACCATACGCTGCATCTATATGAAACCACAACTTTTCCTTTTCACAAATTTTCCCTATACCAAACAAATCATCAATAATACCAGCATTTGTGGTACCTCCCGTTCCTACAACAGCAAACAATCGCTGACGTTGGTGAGTTGTTAGATTGTTAATAGTATTTTGCAACGCTTCTCCTTCCATTCTATCTTCGGTCTCTACAAGCAAGACATCTATATCCGCTACTTTTGCCATCGCTTTAATGGAAGAATGTGCGCCTATAGAAGTAATAATAAGTCCTTTTTTCTCTTTATTCTCTTCATTTAAACTTCTCCAAGATTCTCTTGCTGTAACTATTGCTGAAAGATTCGCAGCCGTACCACCACTGGTAAATACACCAAAAGCACCTTCTGGCAAGCCTGTTAAAGAGACCATCCAACGCATGGCTTCGTTTTCGCAAAAAATACCCCCTGCACCTTCCATCCAATAGGCTCCATGAATACTCGATGCCGAGGTTACCAAATCGAACATAATGGCTGCTCTAGTTGGAGAAGCTGGTACAAAAGCTAAATTTCTAGGATGGTCTAAGGGTACATTAGCATGCATTAAATGTTTTTTCCATAAATTAAACGCTACTTCACCTCCTATCCCTTCAGTCGTAATGGTTTCACCCACCAATGCTTTTAGCGCCTCTTCTTTTTGAGGCTTTCCTATTTTATTAGTTGTTGATGAAATTCTATCAATGGTATATTTCATGACATCTAAAGTCATCTCTACCAATTCAATGTCTATTTTGTGCATGCTATACTATAGTGTTAATATGGTGAACTCATGTTTAAGCGGATTTAGGCTAGCCATTAAAGCAGGAATTAACTGTGTTCCATATTCTAAATAAAACTCAGAGAAATTGGTATTCCGTTCTTGTAGGCTTCCGTTGGGAAATAATTCATTTTGAATCTCGGTCATTCTAAACACTTGATCAGACAGTTTTGTTTTTTGAGCATTTAATAAGCGCTTTTCTAAAGCATCCAATCCTTTCAATTGCTTCACTTCTTGTGCTTTTACTGCGCCTAAAAAAGATTCATCGGTTTCTTCTGCTAATTTATATAAATCCTGAAACTGTTGTTGTAAATGTTTTTTTTGTTCAGTAAAATCAATCTCAATATTTGAAATTTCTCTTACCTTTTTGTTAATAAATGCATGGCGCTTTAAAAAAACATCTTCATTTGAAATATGAAGCTTTTTAAGCTTTTCAGATTGCTTTTCAGATTGAATCAATACTGAATTACGCAATAGCAATATAGGAAAAGGTATATTAACTTTATTAAAATATTGTTTTAGCTGAAACCAATACGCCAACTCGCCACCACCACCTATATAGCATAAGTTTGGTAGAATAACTTCTTGATATAAAGGACGCATAATCACATTAGGAGAAAACCGTTCTGGCGCCTCATAAAGGTGTTTTAATATCTCACTCTTGCTCCAAGATATATGAGTATTATTTACTTTATAAACGCCCTCTTCAAAAACGATACGTTCTCTTAAATTTTCGGTTAAATAGAATAAATTTATTTCACGTGGGTTTACTTGAATTCCGTAATTTGATAATTTGTTTATGTGTTCATTTATTTCCGATACCTTTTTAAATGAAGTTTGATTGAGTAACTCATCTTCTACAAAAGGGATAAACTGTTTTTTTAATGCAGCATCATTAGCATCCATAATTACTAAACCGTAATCTTTAAACAATTCGTTTGCTAAAAATCGGGTTGCATCTGCTAAATTTTCATGTTTTAAGTATGCTTCCTCAAATAATGTTTTTAAATATTCGGCATGCTTGCTTGTTCCTAATTCTAACGAGAATAAATTTAATACAGCATCTAAACCTTCAGTAGATAATTCGCCTACGCCTCCATTAGCTTCTTTATTCCAGTGTACTTTTTTTCCTTTGAAGTTAAAATAGTTTATTTCTTCAAAATCATGATCTTCGGTTGCCATCCAATAAATAGGCACAAAATTATATTCAGGATAGCTTTTCTTTAATTCATTTGAAAGATTAATTGTAGATACAATTTTATATAGAAAATAAAGCGGTCCTGTAAAGAGGTTTAGTTGATGCCCTGTAGTAATAGTGAAGGTGTTTTTAGAATTTAAACTTTCAATATTTTTTAAGGTAGTTACAGAAGTTTCACTATTTTGATATTGCTTTTTTAGCCTTTTTACTAGAACAGTTCTTGACTCTGCTAGATAAGACTCTGCTTTCTCTTCAATTTGCGTTTTAAAATTTTCAAGCTTAGGAAAGTTATTATAAAAAGGCTTTAACTCTGGTTTTTCATCTAAATAATCACAAATTAATGAAGAAAAATATCCTGTTTTTTTAAATGAAATAGTATCCGTTAACATATAAAACATAAAGTTGAACTGTAAAGATACAGTTATTCTAATTTTTGAAATCTAAAAAATAAGTTAAGAATTTTGATTAGTCATTAAAACAAAAGATTATAGTTTAAATACTTAAATGTAAATGCTGGCTTTCAATCCTAAATTTTAAAATAA
The genomic region above belongs to Mariniflexile litorale and contains:
- the bshC gene encoding bacillithiol biosynthesis cysteine-adding enzyme BshC, with protein sequence MLTDTISFKKTGYFSSLICDYLDEKPELKPFYNNFPKLENFKTQIEEKAESYLAESRTVLVKRLKKQYQNSETSVTTLKNIESLNSKNTFTITTGHQLNLFTGPLYFLYKIVSTINLSNELKKSYPEYNFVPIYWMATEDHDFEEINYFNFKGKKVHWNKEANGGVGELSTEGLDAVLNLFSLELGTSKHAEYLKTLFEEAYLKHENLADATRFLANELFKDYGLVIMDANDAALKKQFIPFVEDELLNQTSFKKVSEINEHINKLSNYGIQVNPREINLFYLTENLRERIVFEEGVYKVNNTHISWSKSEILKHLYEAPERFSPNVIMRPLYQEVILPNLCYIGGGGELAYWFQLKQYFNKVNIPFPILLLRNSVLIQSEKQSEKLKKLHISNEDVFLKRHAFINKKVREISNIEIDFTEQKKHLQQQFQDLYKLAEETDESFLGAVKAQEVKQLKGLDALEKRLLNAQKTKLSDQVFRMTEIQNELFPNGSLQERNTNFSEFYLEYGTQLIPALMASLNPLKHEFTILTL
- a CDS encoding aminotransferase class V-fold PLP-dependent enzyme, with product MHKIDIELVEMTLDVMKYTIDRISSTTNKIGKPQKEEALKALVGETITTEGIGGEVAFNLWKKHLMHANVPLDHPRNLAFVPASPTRAAIMFDLVTSASSIHGAYWMEGAGGIFCENEAMRWMVSLTGLPEGAFGVFTSGGTAANLSAIVTARESWRSLNEENKEKKGLIITSIGAHSSIKAMAKVADIDVLLVETEDRMEGEALQNTINNLTTHQRQRLFAVVGTGGTTNAGIIDDLFGIGKICEKEKLWFHIDAAYGGGALVADSVRHLFNGIEMADSITIDPHKWMFAPYDCGAVIYKTPELAKQAHSQDGSYLDIFKDEGAKGFNPSDYQIQLTRRVRGLPLWFSLAMHGTKRYKQAVERGLELAQIAGKLIEQMPHVELVRAPSLSCVLYRRIGWEPEDYTHWTYENHKKGFALVTPTKWKTGDGFETVSRFCFINPDTTKKDIQMILESMV